The DNA sequence CGAACATCTTCCTTGAAAGTGCTTACTTCAGCCCTGACTCCGTGCGAAAAACAGCACAGCGTCATACCCTGAAAACAGATGCCTCTTTCCGATTTGAGCGCGGAACAGATCCTAACATGACTGTTTTTGCACTGAAACGCGCAGCATTGCTGATTCAGGAAGTTGCTGGGGGAAGTATCAGCTCTGAAATTACAGACATTTACCCTGAGCCAATTCAGGATTTTGTAATTCCTGTAACTTACGCTTACATCAATAAGCTTATCGGTATTGAAATTCCTAAAGAGCGCATTCAAAAAATCCTGACCGATTTGGAGATCAAGCTCGAAGCACTCACCGAGGAAGGCTTCACGGCAATCGTTCCACCATACCGAGTAGATGTTACCCGCCCTGCAGATATCGTAGAAGAGGTTTTACGGATCTACGGATTGGATAATATCCCGCTTGATGATTTCTCTGGCGCAGACTATCTGGCTGATTTCCCTATTAAGGACAAGCAAAATAACGAACGTAAAGTTGCTGAAATCCTGAGTGCGAATGGTTTCTTTGAGATCATGACCAACTCCATCACCAATTCCAACTACACCGCAGAGGTTAAGCCTGAGGAGCAGGTAAAAATCTTGAATTACCTCAGTGAGGATTTAGATGTGATGCGTCAGCAAATGGTTTTCAACTTTTTGGAAGTGGTGGCACGCAACAGCAACCGCCAGCAAAAAGACCTGAAGATTTATGAGTTTGGAAATACCTACTTCAAAAAAGAAGAAGGTTATACCCAAAACAGCCGTTTGGCCATGGCCATGACGGGTAACTTTGAAGCTGAAAACTGGGTAGCCAGCAGCCGAGCGGTAACTTTCCATGATTTGGCATCGCACCTGACGAAAATTTTGGAGATGTTCAACATCACCAAAGTAAAAACAGAGCAGTTCAGCAACGATATTTTTGCTTATGGCTTAACCGTAGGTACAAGAAAGCAAGCATTGGGCTATATTGGTCTGGTGGATCCTGCCTTGGCCAAACAGTTTAATATCAAAGAGGAAGTTTTCTTTGCTGATTTGGATTGGGATGCGATCATGGAACTGATCAGCAACGACATCGTTTTCGAAGCTGTTTCAAAATTCCCTGCCGTACGCCGCGACCTTTCGTTGGTCATCGACCAATCGGTGAGCTTCTCCCAAATTATGGAAGTGGCCAAGAAAAGCAGCAATAATTTGATCACCAACATCAATTGTTTTGATGTTTATGAAGGAGATAAAATTGAGGCTGGAAAGAAAGCTTACGCGCTGTCTTTCACCCTACAAGACAAAAATAAGACCCTTAACGACAAGGTCATTGATAAAACAATGAACAAATTGCAGGTCAATTTTGAAAAACAATTAGGAGCGGTGATCCGTAAATAAAGCCTGTTTTAAAAGAAATTATTTTCAAGCAGTAGCCTATTTTTTTTCGCTACTGCTTTGAATTACCTTTAATGTTTCTGTATTTTTAGAAACAGAAATATAATCTTCGGATTATTACATTATAATTAATTCATAAATCTGAAATCTCCGTCTTAACTGCTGACTGGTAATCCACATATGTTGAACAAAAAGATTCATAGTGACCTCCAAGCCATGGAGCGAAAAGTGAGACTCTTACTCGCAGAACATCAACAACTCAAACAAGAGGTGTCGGAACTGCGTGCGGAAAATCATACGCTTCAACAGGCGGTACAAGCTAAGGATGAGCAGATTTCCGATTTCAAAAACCAAATAAATATAAGTACAATTGCAGGTAACCTAAAGGATGGTGTTTTGGATACATCTGGCCTGAAAGTACTGATAGATGAATATATTTCGGAACTGGATAAGTGCGTAACGCATTTAAGCAAATAATTATGGGGGACTTATCGATCAAAATTAAAATCGCTGACCGAGAATACCCTATGAGGGTCGCCGAGAGCGACGTAAATAAGGTTCAGAAGGTTGCGGAGCTTATCAACAACCAGATCAACGATTACCGCAGCAAATACCGCTGCGATGACCGCCAGGATCTTTTAGCAATGGTTGTTTTTGATGCTTTAATGAACCAAGTTGAAAGTCATGAGTACGAAAGTACCATCGACCAAAAGGTAAGCTTCCTAAACGAACTACTGGACAATAACTTATGATCAGACAAAACTGACCACGACATATATATTTTTTTTCAGCACTCACAAGCCAAGAACCCTATCCCTCATCACCCAACCATTAGAGCTGCTAAAACGATACGCTAATGGAAACTTTCATTTACGTTGCGATCACGGCGATCGTAGCACTTGGTATCGGTGTTTTTATCGGGCGTAGTATGCTTTTGAAATTCTTCCAAGCTCAAGAGCGGGAAGCACATCAGAATGCAGAGCGCATCGTCAAAGACGCCAAAATTGAAGGAGATTCAATTAAGAATACCAAAATTTTAGAGGCTAAAGAAAAAGTCTTGAGCATTAAGGCGGACTGTGACAAGGAAGTCAACAAGCGCAAGAATCAAATTAATGTCATTGAGAACCGCATCAAACAAAAAGAATCCACTTTAAACAAACAGATTGAAGTGGGTAAAAAGAAAGATGCAGAACTGAACAGAATCAAGAAACAACTTGACAATGAACTTCAGTTGATCGACGACAAAAAAGCAGTTGTTGAAGCTGAACGAAGCAAGCAAATTGAG is a window from the Persicobacter psychrovividus genome containing:
- a CDS encoding cell division protein ZapA produces the protein MGDLSIKIKIADREYPMRVAESDVNKVQKVAELINNQINDYRSKYRCDDRQDLLAMVVFDALMNQVESHEYESTIDQKVSFLNELLDNNL
- the pheT gene encoding phenylalanine--tRNA ligase subunit beta — its product is MKISVNWLKEYININLATEALGDALTAGGLEVEGLETIESVKGGLQGVVIGEVLTCEKHPGADKLNKTTVDLGDGNIAPIVCGAPNVAAGQKVVVATVGTTLYPDGGEGFKIKKAKIRGEVSMGMICAEDELGLGVSHDGIMVLTTDLPNGTPAADYFKLKSEEVFEIGLTPNRADAASHVGTARDIVALTGETLRMPNIEAFKIDNHDLPMEVIVEDQAACPRYSGLTISGVTVKESPEWLKTRLTSIGLAPINNIVDVTNFVLHELGQPLHAFDAAEVTGNKVIVKKMAEGTEFITLDGETRKLSAQDLMIANETAPMCIAGVFGGAQSGVSDNTTNIFLESAYFSPDSVRKTAQRHTLKTDASFRFERGTDPNMTVFALKRAALLIQEVAGGSISSEITDIYPEPIQDFVIPVTYAYINKLIGIEIPKERIQKILTDLEIKLEALTEEGFTAIVPPYRVDVTRPADIVEEVLRIYGLDNIPLDDFSGADYLADFPIKDKQNNERKVAEILSANGFFEIMTNSITNSNYTAEVKPEEQVKILNYLSEDLDVMRQQMVFNFLEVVARNSNRQQKDLKIYEFGNTYFKKEEGYTQNSRLAMAMTGNFEAENWVASSRAVTFHDLASHLTKILEMFNITKVKTEQFSNDIFAYGLTVGTRKQALGYIGLVDPALAKQFNIKEEVFFADLDWDAIMELISNDIVFEAVSKFPAVRRDLSLVIDQSVSFSQIMEVAKKSSNNLITNINCFDVYEGDKIEAGKKAYALSFTLQDKNKTLNDKVIDKTMNKLQVNFEKQLGAVIRK